CTTGTCCAGTATGTCTTGTGGGTGCGATACCATCTCCGGCCCCAGGTACAGCTGCGAGAGCTTTGGTATGGAAAGCACCAGTGTCGCCCGTGCTTTCAATCCCATCGCGACCTCATGGACCAGCGGTAGAACGGTCTCTGCCATCTCGGAAGTGTCAAGCGCGACGATGATCTCCTCAACAAAACCCAGCGCGGTCTTTGCAGGGTCAAGCTTCGGTACCAGGAGCAGTGGCGAGCGAGAGTTCTGTACGAGGTGGCTTGCTACGCTGCCCATGAGCACGCCGTCGCCTGACCTGCCGTGCGCGGACACCGCAATCAGGTCCGGCCTCACGTCGCCTCCGTATTCGACGATGACGGACGACGGGTCACCCATCGCGACGGCGCTGTCCGCCTGGATGCCGGCATCCTTCATTTTGCCTACCTGCTGCAGCAAGTAATGTTGGGCCGCCTGGTACGACCGCGACTGGATGCGCTCAAGGTACTGCTGCTGCTCGGCCTCGCTCTTAAGCTTGCCGGCAACAGCTCGAGACCCGCCGATCACGTGCAGGAGCATCACGCGGGCGCTCAAACTGGCCGCGATGGCGTATACGTATGGAATGACGGCCTCGGCCTGCGGGGAGCCGTCGAGCGGCACAAGGATGCTTTTGATCGGCATTGGCCTGCTCCTGCGAGAGGGTTGTGACCCAATTCTGGATGCGCCGGCGCGACATTGTCAAGGCGCTTGCCAAGCGCCTCAGCGAGAGGTTTCGACGGCCACAAATCCACTAGTGCGACGAAATCGACTATGCTATACTGCCGTAAGCTTTGAGGATGGGTATTTGCGCCCATTCCTCCGGATACGTTTACCCGGCCAACGGGCCTTCCAGGACAGTCAAGAATGATCGAGCTTATCAAGGGCGGAAGTGTAACCTCCGCGAAGGGCTTTATCGCCGGCGGCACATACGCAGGCCTCAAGCGCAGCGGCGAGGACGTGCTGGACCTGGGCCTTCTATATTCAGAAGTGCTGGCCAACGTCGCGGCTACTTTCACGACCAATATGGTGAAATCTCCCTCCGTGGTGCTGAGCCAGAGGCGCGTCGCAAAAGGCAAAGCCCGCGCCGTCGTCGCCAATAGCGGATGCGCCAACGCGTGCGTGGGTGAGCAGGGGCTCAAGGACGCTGAGGAGTTCACAGCCTTGGCGGCCAAGCACGTAGGCATCCAGCCGGAAGAAGTATTGATCTGCTCGACAGGCCTCATCGGCGTGGAGCTTCCGATGGCGCTCATCCGCCACAACATCGGGAATATCCACCTGAGTGAGCACGGCGGCCACAAGTTCGCCCGCGCAATTATGACCACCGACTCTCATCCGAAAGAAATGGCCATCTCCGTGGACCTTTCGGGTCGCAAGGTGACGCTCGGCGGCGCAGCCAAGGGTGTGGGCATGATCCATCCCAACATGGCGACCATGCTGTGCTTTATCGCCACGGACGCGCCCGTCGGGCTGGAGTTCCTTCGCAAGGCCACCAAAGAGGCGATAGAGACCTCATTTAATCAGATCGACGTCGACGGCGACACCAGCACGAACGACACATGCATCGTGATGGCGAACGGCAAGGCCGGTGGCCAGCCCGTAGAGGCGAACCCCGCGGACGCGAAGGCGTTCCAGGAGGCCCTCACCTACATCTGCATCAGCCTTGCCAAGGAGCTCGCGCGCGACGGCGAGGGCGCTCAGCGCCTTCTTGAGGTCGTCGTTGACGGCGCCAAGACCGTTGCGGACGCCCGCAAGGCGGCGCGCGAGGTCTGTGGCTCCAACCTTGTAAAGTCGATGGTGCACGGTCGCGACCCTAACTGGGGCCGCATAATGATGGCGCTCGGGAAGAGCGGCATCGATTTCGATGAGAGCAAAGTGGATATATTCATCAACGATATCCACATAGTCCACGACGGTGTGTCCATCCCGTACATGAAAGAAGCCGTTATCTCGGCTATGAGCGTCCCGGACGTGCAGTTCCGGTTGAGCCTTCACGCCGGCGAGGCCTCCGGCACTGCTTGGGGCTGCGACCTGACCGAGGAGTACGTTACCTTTAACTCGGCGTACGCCACATAAGGGCCCTGGATTGACCCACCCACACATCATCCCTCACAACCGTTCCGCCCGCTTTCTCCGACGAAACACCGTCGCTTAAGCAGCGCGCGCCTCGCAACAAGGCGGCGGCGCGCGCCGTCATTAACCTCACAGGACCAGGGGACCACCCTCCCCGGACTCGCGTATGGAATCCAATACATTGAACATTAACCCTTTTCCTATCAATCATGAAGGCACGACCCAGGGTATGACGCAACCTAATCCCGGCCAGGACGTTAATCCTAAGAAGGGGACGGCAGCCACAGGC
The DNA window shown above is from SAR202 cluster bacterium and carries:
- a CDS encoding universal stress protein, producing the protein MPIKSILVPLDGSPQAEAVIPYVYAIAASLSARVMLLHVIGGSRAVAGKLKSEAEQQQYLERIQSRSYQAAQHYLLQQVGKMKDAGIQADSAVAMGDPSSVIVEYGGDVRPDLIAVSAHGRSGDGVLMGSVASHLVQNSRSPLLLVPKLDPAKTALGFVEEIIVALDTSEMAETVLPLVHEVAMGLKARATLVLSIPKLSQLYLGPEMVSHPQDILDKSEREASAYFTEIAMRMHSEGVATGWKVLHGEPANAIVEHARNRPNSMIAIATHGRSGIGRWVMGSVTEKVVHASAVPVLVYRPAK
- the argJ gene encoding bifunctional glutamate N-acetyltransferase/amino-acid acetyltransferase ArgJ — encoded protein: MIELIKGGSVTSAKGFIAGGTYAGLKRSGEDVLDLGLLYSEVLANVAATFTTNMVKSPSVVLSQRRVAKGKARAVVANSGCANACVGEQGLKDAEEFTALAAKHVGIQPEEVLICSTGLIGVELPMALIRHNIGNIHLSEHGGHKFARAIMTTDSHPKEMAISVDLSGRKVTLGGAAKGVGMIHPNMATMLCFIATDAPVGLEFLRKATKEAIETSFNQIDVDGDTSTNDTCIVMANGKAGGQPVEANPADAKAFQEALTYICISLAKELARDGEGAQRLLEVVVDGAKTVADARKAAREVCGSNLVKSMVHGRDPNWGRIMMALGKSGIDFDESKVDIFINDIHIVHDGVSIPYMKEAVISAMSVPDVQFRLSLHAGEASGTAWGCDLTEEYVTFNSAYAT